The following coding sequences are from one Microbacterium sp. SORGH_AS_0969 window:
- the nrdE gene encoding class 1b ribonucleoside-diphosphate reductase subunit alpha: MVEVELTDVDFKTEARFEGLDYHALNAMLNLYDADGKIQFDADKRAAREYFLQHVNQNTVFFHSLKERLDYLVEKEYYEPKVLEKYSLEFIQELNDRAYGKKFRFETFLGAFKYYTSYTLKTFDGKRYLERFEDRVVMTALALADGDQRLAVQLVDEIISGRFQPATPTFLNAGKAQRGELVSCFLLRIEDNMESIARGINSALQLSKRGGGVALLLSNIRESGAPIKQIENQSSGIIPVMKLLEDSFSYANQLGARQGAGAVYLNAHHPDILRFLDTKRENADEKIRIKTLSLGVVIPDITFELAKNGEDMYLFSPYDVERVYGKPFGDISVTEKYREMVDDPRIKKTKINAREFFQTLAEIQFESGYPYIMFEDTVNKANPIAGRINMSNLCSEILQVNTPTTYNEDLSYDTIGKDISCNLGSMNIALAMDGGDLGLTVETAIRALTAVSVQSHIASVRSIEDGNDRSHAIGLGQMNLHGYLAREHVYYGSEEGIDFTNIYFYTVLFHALRASNRLAIERGTAFDGFENSTYASGEFFDKYTEQVWAPQTEKTKQLFAGIQIPTQDDWRELKASVQAHGIYNQNLQAVPPTGSISYINNSTSSIHPIASKIEIRKEGKLGRVYYPAPFMTNDNLDYYQDAYEIGYEKVIDTYAAATQHVDQGLSLTLFFKDTVTTRDINKAQIYAWKKGIKTIYYIRLRQLALEGTDMTECVSCML; the protein is encoded by the coding sequence ATGGTGGAAGTTGAGCTGACCGACGTGGACTTCAAGACCGAAGCGCGCTTCGAGGGCCTGGATTACCACGCCCTGAACGCGATGCTGAACCTGTACGACGCCGACGGCAAGATCCAGTTCGACGCCGACAAGCGCGCTGCGCGGGAGTACTTCCTGCAGCACGTCAACCAGAACACCGTGTTCTTCCACTCCCTCAAAGAGCGTCTCGACTACCTGGTCGAGAAGGAGTACTACGAGCCCAAGGTCCTCGAGAAGTACTCGCTGGAGTTCATCCAGGAGCTCAACGATCGCGCCTACGGCAAGAAGTTCCGCTTCGAGACCTTCCTCGGTGCGTTCAAGTACTACACGAGCTACACGCTCAAGACCTTCGACGGGAAGCGCTACCTCGAGCGCTTCGAGGACCGCGTCGTCATGACCGCTCTCGCACTCGCCGACGGTGACCAGCGCCTCGCGGTGCAGCTCGTCGACGAGATCATCTCGGGTCGCTTCCAGCCCGCGACCCCGACGTTCCTCAACGCCGGCAAGGCCCAGCGCGGCGAGCTCGTCTCGTGCTTCCTCCTGCGCATCGAAGACAACATGGAGTCGATCGCCCGCGGCATCAACTCGGCGCTGCAGCTGTCGAAGCGCGGCGGCGGTGTCGCCCTGCTCCTGTCGAACATCCGCGAGTCGGGTGCCCCGATCAAGCAGATCGAGAACCAGTCGTCGGGCATCATCCCCGTGATGAAGCTCCTCGAAGACAGCTTCAGCTACGCCAACCAGCTCGGCGCGCGCCAGGGCGCCGGCGCGGTGTACCTCAACGCGCACCACCCCGACATCCTGCGCTTCCTCGACACCAAGCGCGAGAACGCCGACGAGAAGATCCGCATCAAGACGCTGTCGCTGGGTGTCGTCATCCCCGACATCACGTTCGAGCTCGCCAAGAACGGCGAGGACATGTACCTCTTCTCGCCCTACGACGTCGAGCGCGTCTACGGCAAGCCGTTCGGTGACATCTCGGTGACCGAGAAGTACCGCGAGATGGTCGACGACCCGCGCATCAAGAAGACCAAGATCAACGCGCGCGAGTTCTTCCAGACCCTCGCCGAGATCCAGTTCGAGTCGGGCTACCCGTACATCATGTTCGAGGACACGGTGAACAAGGCCAACCCGATCGCCGGTCGCATCAACATGTCCAACCTGTGCTCGGAGATCCTCCAGGTCAACACGCCGACCACGTACAACGAGGACCTCTCGTACGACACCATCGGCAAGGACATCTCCTGCAACCTCGGCTCGATGAACATCGCCCTCGCGATGGACGGCGGCGACCTCGGCCTCACGGTCGAGACCGCGATCCGTGCCCTCACCGCAGTGAGCGTGCAGAGCCACATCGCCTCGGTGCGTTCGATCGAAGACGGAAACGACCGCTCGCACGCCATCGGCCTCGGCCAGATGAACCTGCACGGCTACCTCGCTCGCGAGCACGTCTACTACGGCTCCGAAGAGGGCATCGACTTCACGAACATCTACTTCTACACGGTGCTGTTCCACGCGCTGCGGGCCTCGAACCGGCTGGCGATCGAGCGTGGCACGGCTTTCGACGGCTTCGAGAACTCCACCTACGCGTCGGGGGAGTTCTTCGACAAATACACCGAACAGGTGTGGGCCCCGCAGACCGAGAAGACGAAGCAGCTGTTCGCCGGCATCCAGATCCCCACCCAGGACGACTGGCGCGAGCTGAAGGCTTCGGTGCAGGCGCACGGCATCTACAACCAGAACCTGCAGGCCGTGCCGCCGACCGGTTCGATCTCGTACATCAACAACTCGACGAGCTCGATCCACCCGATCGCGTCGAAGATCGAGATCCGCAAGGAAGGCAAGCTCGGTCGCGTCTACTACCCGGCGCCGTTCATGACGAACGACAACCTGGACTACTACCAGGACGCGTACGAGATCGGCTACGAGAAGGTCATCGACACGTACGCCGCCGCCACGCAGCACGTCGATCAGGGCCTGTCGCTGACGCTGTTCTTCAAGGACACCGTCACCACGCGCGACATCAACAAGGCGCAGATCTACGCGTGGAAGAAGGGCATCAAGACCATCTACTACATCCGCCTGCGTCAGCTGGCGCTCGAGGGCACCGACATGACCGAGTGCGTCTCGTGCATGCTCTGA
- the nrdF gene encoding class 1b ribonucleoside-diphosphate reductase subunit beta, with protein MAEKLQLLNHVQAINWNRIQDDKDLEVWNRLVNNFWLPEKVPLSNDIQSWNTLTPEEQTLTMRVFTGLTLLDTIQGTVGAVSLIPDAITPHEEAVYTNIAFMESVHAKSYSSIFSTLCSTKEIDEAFRWSTENEFLQKKARIVMDYYRGDDPLKRKVASTLLESFLFYSGFYLPMHWSSRAKLTNTADLIRLIIRDEAVHGYYIGYKFQRGLETVDQARRDDIKDYTFSLLYELYDNEVGYTQSLYDAVGLSEDVKKFLHYNANKALMNLGYEAMFPSSVTNVNPAILSALSPNADENHDFFSGSGSSYVIGKAEATEDDDWDF; from the coding sequence ATGGCTGAGAAGCTGCAGCTGCTGAACCACGTGCAGGCCATCAACTGGAACCGCATTCAGGACGACAAGGACCTCGAGGTCTGGAACCGTCTGGTGAACAACTTCTGGCTCCCCGAGAAGGTGCCGCTGTCCAACGACATCCAGTCGTGGAACACGCTCACCCCCGAGGAGCAGACCCTCACCATGCGCGTGTTCACGGGGCTCACGCTCCTCGACACGATCCAGGGCACGGTCGGCGCCGTTTCGCTCATCCCCGATGCGATCACGCCGCACGAGGAGGCCGTCTACACGAACATCGCGTTCATGGAGTCGGTGCACGCGAAGAGCTACTCGTCGATCTTCTCGACGCTGTGCTCGACGAAGGAGATCGACGAGGCGTTCCGCTGGTCGACCGAGAACGAGTTCCTTCAGAAGAAGGCGCGCATCGTCATGGACTACTACCGTGGCGACGACCCGCTCAAGCGCAAGGTCGCCTCGACCCTGCTCGAGTCGTTCCTCTTCTACTCAGGCTTCTACCTGCCGATGCACTGGTCGAGCCGCGCGAAGCTCACCAACACGGCCGACCTGATCCGCCTCATCATCCGCGACGAGGCCGTGCACGGCTACTACATCGGGTACAAGTTCCAGCGCGGCCTCGAGACGGTCGACCAGGCGCGTCGCGACGACATCAAGGACTACACGTTCTCGCTGCTCTACGAGCTGTACGACAACGAGGTGGGCTACACCCAGAGCCTCTACGATGCGGTGGGCCTCAGCGAGGACGTCAAGAAGTTCCTGCACTACAACGCCAACAAGGCGCTGATGAACCTCGGCTACGAGGCGATGTTCCCATCGTCGGTGACGAATGTGAACCCCGCGATCCTGTCGGCCCTGTCGCCCAACGCCGACGAGAACCACGACTTCTTCAGCGGGTCGGGTTCGTCGTACGTCATCGGCAAGGCCGAGGCGACCGAGGATGACGACTGGGACTTCTGA
- a CDS encoding ThiF family adenylyltransferase, whose product MNTLAVEQITALATPDGPIQLLATSAKNGLTFLEVSLDTRGIAHAPGGIRVRARERFTIIVPEAFPFAAPSIAASHARWAKTAHVQWGRQLCLYAAPSVEWNPGDGIRGYLDRLISWLERAAAGTLDPEGQPLHPPAVYSSSAAGHLLVKPDLGQMVPWCSDDQAERTKILYAWCVQRTYRAEVIEWLAWPETLDRILAANFEPQDALGDAYFVTPVVLMSDQLGFEFPDRAKPLIDSLEAGGVARESLLGELSRARLVNHFIEEKQERGEPLPALLIVGTPARRVDRALLAHLSAWQLDDMGAKVANLVSEGDFGVMKDKRDELYELGRMWVEVSKVTWMRVWEDRAEVTRPRDAGAVSATLRGKRVLVLGSGALGAPIAEHCVRAGVSELAVADRGRVNPGILTRQPYSDADIGRPKAQVLAERLSTIRGDLNVQPLLGDVVTSVLSAAAQAPDFDLVIDATADVGVRNALERHRMDHRGRWPAVVSVMIGHDASHGLGTISARGVSGGPVDVLRRLAIEAVASPGLDDIANDFFPREPRTDLFFPEPGCSSPTFTGSHADVSALASMLLNETLAALAAHSDEMSAVVVRRSSRTKPAVDIRTWASDLVLPDKNSGRYEIRMSQQALAEMRTEARRGRRLRGDRIETGGMMLGAFDDACLILHIDRAIGPPPDSVLSASFFDHGVVGTQDLVDHRREVTHNRQSFVGLWHSHPGGAASPSSTDDEGMWRLVNRERVGKRALMVILGGPTWEQWLDGGAEPSIYARVSTLSGADLEVPAIVSVLSRGADEVFAGGFSYPRRFHSDPGATS is encoded by the coding sequence GTGAACACGCTCGCTGTCGAGCAGATCACAGCGCTCGCGACGCCAGACGGACCCATCCAACTGCTCGCAACCTCAGCAAAGAACGGTCTGACATTCCTCGAGGTGTCTCTCGACACGCGAGGCATCGCACACGCACCCGGAGGAATCCGGGTGCGTGCCCGCGAACGTTTCACCATCATTGTTCCGGAGGCATTTCCTTTTGCTGCTCCGAGCATCGCGGCGAGCCACGCGCGCTGGGCGAAAACTGCTCACGTTCAGTGGGGAAGGCAGCTTTGCCTCTATGCTGCGCCATCTGTCGAATGGAATCCCGGAGACGGGATCCGCGGGTACCTGGATCGTCTCATCAGCTGGTTGGAGAGAGCTGCGGCGGGGACTCTCGACCCCGAAGGGCAGCCGCTCCATCCGCCTGCTGTGTACTCCTCTTCTGCAGCCGGGCACCTCCTGGTAAAGCCAGATCTAGGGCAGATGGTCCCGTGGTGCAGTGATGACCAGGCAGAGCGAACCAAGATCCTTTACGCGTGGTGCGTTCAGCGGACTTATCGCGCTGAAGTAATTGAATGGCTTGCCTGGCCAGAAACGCTTGACCGGATTCTAGCTGCCAACTTCGAGCCCCAAGACGCTCTCGGCGACGCCTATTTTGTTACGCCCGTGGTGCTGATGTCCGACCAGCTCGGATTCGAGTTCCCGGACAGGGCCAAGCCTCTCATTGACTCGCTTGAAGCCGGTGGTGTCGCGCGAGAATCCCTGCTCGGAGAGCTATCAAGGGCGCGGCTTGTCAACCACTTCATCGAGGAGAAGCAGGAGCGCGGCGAACCATTACCGGCACTCCTTATTGTCGGGACACCGGCCCGACGGGTCGACCGTGCACTCCTTGCGCATCTGAGCGCGTGGCAGCTTGACGATATGGGGGCAAAGGTCGCCAACCTCGTCAGCGAAGGCGACTTCGGCGTCATGAAAGACAAGCGCGATGAGCTGTACGAGCTGGGACGTATGTGGGTCGAGGTCTCAAAAGTCACCTGGATGCGTGTGTGGGAGGACCGGGCCGAGGTAACTAGACCTCGTGATGCTGGCGCTGTAAGCGCTACTTTGCGAGGCAAGCGCGTGCTCGTCCTCGGGTCAGGAGCGCTTGGCGCGCCTATAGCAGAGCACTGCGTTCGGGCTGGCGTCAGCGAGTTGGCTGTCGCAGACAGGGGACGCGTCAACCCAGGGATTTTGACCAGACAGCCATACTCGGACGCGGACATCGGCCGACCCAAAGCTCAGGTGCTCGCCGAGCGCCTCAGCACCATTCGAGGTGACCTCAACGTGCAGCCGCTGCTCGGCGACGTCGTGACCAGCGTTCTTTCCGCCGCAGCGCAAGCACCTGACTTTGACCTAGTCATCGACGCGACAGCAGACGTTGGCGTCCGCAACGCGCTTGAGCGGCACCGAATGGATCACCGTGGCCGGTGGCCTGCTGTTGTAAGCGTTATGATCGGCCACGATGCGAGCCACGGGCTCGGAACCATCTCTGCTCGGGGCGTTTCGGGTGGTCCGGTGGATGTACTGCGTCGGCTTGCGATCGAAGCCGTTGCCTCGCCGGGCCTCGACGACATCGCCAACGACTTTTTCCCGCGCGAACCTCGCACTGATCTGTTCTTCCCGGAGCCAGGATGCTCATCGCCGACCTTCACTGGATCGCATGCTGACGTCAGCGCACTCGCCAGCATGCTCCTGAACGAGACCCTCGCCGCACTAGCGGCGCACTCCGATGAGATGTCAGCGGTTGTTGTGCGCCGTTCGAGCCGAACAAAGCCTGCTGTCGATATCAGGACGTGGGCGTCGGATCTCGTCCTCCCGGACAAGAACTCGGGGCGGTATGAGATCCGGATGTCACAGCAAGCGTTGGCAGAGATGCGCACAGAAGCTCGGCGAGGGCGACGGCTCCGCGGCGACCGCATCGAGACTGGTGGGATGATGCTCGGAGCGTTCGACGACGCGTGCCTCATCCTTCACATCGACCGTGCGATCGGGCCGCCGCCAGACAGCGTACTGTCAGCTAGCTTCTTCGATCACGGAGTCGTCGGCACGCAGGACCTCGTAGACCACCGCCGTGAGGTCACGCACAATCGTCAGAGCTTTGTCGGGCTGTGGCATTCGCATCCGGGTGGCGCTGCCTCCCCCTCTTCCACCGACGATGAGGGCATGTGGCGTCTGGTCAATCGGGAACGCGTGGGTAAACGGGCGCTCATGGTGATACTCGGGGGTCCGACGTGGGAACAGTGGCTCGATGGTGGTGCCGAGCCGTCCATTTATGCGCGCGTTTCCACACTGAGCGGAGCCGACCTCGAGGTGCCGGCTATTGTCAGCGTTCTTTCTCGCGGTGCAGACGAAGTGTTCGCCGGAGGATTCTCCTATCCGAGAAGATTTCATTCGGACCCCGGAGCGACATCGTGA
- a CDS encoding patatin-like phospholipase family protein, giving the protein MTATPRRIGLALSGGGFRAMAFGLGAMRALHDQDLLDSVRVVSGISGGSVLAAMWAYGPNDFDSFDLDVRRLLRKGLQTELARRAFTPAAVARSTAASVEGAWFGRPRAFSRTEALATALRGRGLDVRMDAVNREDLETVITATDLSRGQAVRFGSKTSASWSLGRITGEVTVADAVAASAAFPLLLPPLVRRYEFEDRDGAKTRTTLALTDGGVYDNLGVTPLLPGRSTDHTAHVYNLDTIIVVDSGRGQYRRAPARHFPGRAAQTFGIAHGRAQDGTRSRLHQHAAELNGMLHVYLGTNDKKLPPIADLVPRDSIAHYPTNFAKMPAHKLEALSVRAEQMTRTLAAQYLR; this is encoded by the coding sequence GTGACTGCCACGCCGAGAAGGATCGGACTTGCGTTGTCCGGCGGAGGCTTTCGGGCGATGGCGTTCGGGCTCGGCGCGATGCGCGCCCTCCACGACCAGGACCTGCTGGATTCCGTTCGGGTTGTATCTGGAATCAGTGGCGGTAGTGTGCTCGCTGCAATGTGGGCGTACGGCCCTAACGACTTCGACTCATTCGATCTCGACGTTCGTCGACTTCTGCGAAAGGGTCTGCAGACGGAGCTCGCGCGACGCGCTTTCACCCCGGCGGCCGTGGCGCGGTCAACCGCAGCGTCTGTTGAAGGTGCATGGTTCGGCAGGCCTCGTGCCTTCTCCCGGACGGAGGCGCTGGCGACGGCCCTGCGCGGACGAGGCCTCGACGTTCGCATGGATGCCGTCAACCGCGAAGATCTTGAGACCGTCATCACTGCGACCGACTTAAGTCGTGGGCAGGCGGTGCGATTCGGCAGCAAGACAAGCGCTAGCTGGTCTCTGGGACGGATCACAGGGGAAGTCACTGTGGCCGATGCCGTGGCCGCATCTGCAGCATTTCCACTATTGTTGCCACCGCTGGTGCGGCGCTACGAGTTCGAAGACCGCGACGGTGCGAAGACCCGGACGACTCTAGCGCTCACTGACGGGGGCGTCTATGACAACCTCGGAGTGACGCCGCTGCTGCCCGGCCGCTCGACAGATCACACCGCCCACGTGTACAACCTTGACACCATCATTGTCGTCGACTCTGGACGCGGACAGTATCGACGTGCACCCGCCCGTCACTTCCCGGGGCGAGCGGCACAGACCTTCGGCATTGCTCACGGCCGTGCGCAGGACGGGACGCGCAGCCGCCTCCACCAGCACGCTGCAGAACTGAATGGCATGCTGCACGTTTACCTGGGCACGAACGACAAGAAGTTGCCACCTATCGCTGACTTGGTCCCGCGAGACTCCATCGCGCATTACCCAACGAACTTCGCGAAGATGCCTGCTCACAAGCTCGAGGCGCTCTCCGTGCGGGCAGAACAGATGACGAGGACTCTTGCTGCCCAGTATCTCCGGTAA
- a CDS encoding nucleoside hydrolase gives MTRRPILVDCDTGIDDALALAYLLAEPNVEIVGVTTVSGNTHAARAAANTLSLFELAGVDDIPVAIGAHDFRGREYAGGAPHVHGADGVGGIALTAAARAHDARAAVELIDHLAQRHPDLTVLALGPLTNLAAYAETPGVAALDRLVIMGGAFSHSGNVTAWAEANIHNDPEAAAVVFAQDWDITVVPLDVTMTQTLDATDLVRLDAIPGALPRALAAMLPAYLDFYEGRVFPDRRCALHDPLAAMVAAGSLRGVSVARGRIDVRLERGERGRTVSSHASDTQRWVRGMEGSAVELLLDRLERRVWPG, from the coding sequence ATGACCCGCCGCCCGATCCTCGTCGACTGTGACACCGGCATCGACGACGCCCTCGCCCTGGCGTACCTGCTGGCCGAGCCGAACGTCGAGATCGTGGGCGTCACGACGGTGTCGGGGAACACGCATGCCGCCCGCGCGGCCGCCAACACCCTCTCGCTGTTCGAGCTCGCCGGGGTGGACGACATCCCCGTTGCGATCGGAGCGCACGACTTCCGCGGGCGTGAGTACGCCGGCGGGGCCCCGCACGTCCACGGCGCGGACGGGGTCGGCGGGATCGCGCTGACGGCCGCCGCCCGCGCACATGACGCCCGCGCGGCCGTCGAGCTCATCGATCACCTGGCCCAGCGGCATCCGGATCTCACCGTGCTCGCCCTCGGACCTCTCACGAACCTCGCCGCGTACGCCGAGACCCCCGGGGTGGCCGCTCTCGATCGGCTCGTGATCATGGGAGGCGCGTTCTCGCACTCGGGCAACGTGACCGCGTGGGCCGAAGCCAACATCCACAACGACCCCGAGGCCGCCGCCGTCGTGTTCGCGCAGGACTGGGACATCACCGTCGTCCCCCTCGACGTGACGATGACGCAGACCCTGGATGCCACCGACCTCGTGCGCCTCGACGCGATCCCCGGCGCTCTCCCCCGCGCGTTGGCCGCGATGCTCCCGGCCTACCTCGACTTCTACGAGGGCCGCGTGTTCCCCGACCGCCGCTGCGCACTGCACGACCCGCTCGCCGCGATGGTCGCCGCGGGATCGCTGCGCGGGGTCAGCGTCGCCCGCGGACGCATCGACGTGCGCCTCGAACGCGGCGAACGCGGTCGCACCGTGTCGTCGCACGCGTCCGATACGCAGCGCTGGGTGCGCGGCATGGAGGGCTCGGCGGTCGAGCTGCTGCTGGACCGCCTCGAGCGGCGGGTGTGGCCGGGCTGA